A DNA window from Calliphora vicina chromosome 1, idCalVici1.1, whole genome shotgun sequence contains the following coding sequences:
- the Dph4 gene encoding DPH4 homolog produces the protein MSSTTKPSNFYEILNASNTATADELKSNYKQLILQCHPDKLQQQLENTHNKLVTKNSNEAANNNSEFVAITEAWNCLKDPVKRKHYDAEQLLNKFQTHNNIYAHIKLSEMKKQLNTGEYFQDNEEEQKVMVEPKIIKESEEESETKYLYTYDCRCGGQYIVDESAEQYCGSGNHDHHHHHRETQIKSNDNNGVDDDADSTQNNKNSPNKVENNGGSTAAAVAGSEGVVFVQHNHHADDDDEQEVDDEGGELIVECSECSLVIILNG, from the coding sequence ATGTCGTCCACAACGAAACCTAGtaatttctatgaaattttaaatgcctCTAACACTGCAACGGCtgatgaattgaaatcaaactATAAACAATTGATTTTACAATGTCATCCCGACAAATTGCAACAGCAATTGGAAAACACACACAATAAATTAGTAACGAAGAATAGCAATGAGGCAGCTAATAACAACTCGGAATTTGTAGCCATAACGGAGGCCTGGAATTGTTTGAAAGACCCTGTGAAACGTAAACACTATGATGCTGAACAATTGCTGAATAAATTTCAGACGCACAATAATATTTATGCCCACATTAAATTGAGTGAAATGAAAAAGCAACTGAATACGGGAGAGTATTTTCAAGACAATGAAGAAGAACAGAAGGTGATGGTGGAGCCCAAAATAATAAAGGAAAGTGAGGAGGAAAGCGAAACAAAATATCTTTATACATATGATTGCCGTTGTGGCGGTCAATATATTGTGGATGAGTCAGCTGAACAATATTGCGGCTCAGGCAATcatgatcatcatcatcatcatcgtgaAACACAAATCAAAAGCAACGACAACAATGGTGTTGATGATGACGCAGACAGCacccaaaacaataaaaacagccCCAATAAAGTGGAAAATAATGGTGGTagtactgctgctgctgttgctggtAGTGAAGGCGTTGTTTTCGTTCAACACAACCATCAtgctgatgacgatgatgagcAAGAAGTAGACGACGAAGGCGGCGAATTGATTGTTGAATGCAGTGAATGTTCTTTGGTGATTATATTGAATGGCTGA
- the spn-D gene encoding DNA repair protein RAD51 homolog 3 yields MFKTTAFEVWRHEQELPKLITLIKELDDNLAGGLPLGIVTELCGAPGTGKTQFCLQLCLNVQFPEQMGGLGGKAFYIDTNQDFSPYRLKELAEDMEQRFQHTFKKLYSNIASPSASSQIHNFQAGNLLKNVSYVYCTNYTDLMAIIHNFRNIFKEDLRFKLIIIDSFSFCIRQLDDVKLRTRIIYEILNDLQILAVEYNVAVIITNELTTRHIDNNWIVAPALGDSHTHKINQRLILSQEADKEHRVVLIDKSVLCDKIAVRFKITSNGIRSI; encoded by the exons ATGTTTAAGACGACAGCCTTTGAAGTTTGGCGCCATGAACAGGAATTACCCAAGTTAATTACATTGATCAAGGAATTGGATGACAATTTGGCTGGCGGTTTACCTTTGGGTATTGTCACAGAATTGTGCGGAGCTCCTGGAACTGGTAAAACACAATTCTG TTTGCAGCTGTGTTTAAATGTTCAATTTCCGGAACAAATGGGTGGTTTGGGTGGCAAAGCTTTTTACATAGACACCAATCAGGATTTTTCACCATATCGTTTGAAAG AATTAGCTGAAGACATGGAACAACGTTTTCAACACACTTTTAAGAAGCTATACTCCAATATAGCATCACCCTCAGCATCCTCCCAAATTCACAATTTTCAAGCCGGCAATTTATTAAAGAATGTTTCGTATGTCTACTGCACCAACTACACAGATTTAATGGCCATCATACACAATTTTCGTAATATTTTCAAAGAAGATCTTAGATTTAAACTCATCATTATTGATTCGTTTTCATTTTGCATACGTCAGTTGGATGATGTTAAACTGCGCACGCgtataatttatgaaattttaaatgatttacagATTCTGGCTGTGGAATACAATGTGGCG GTCATAATCACCAATGAATTAACCACCCGCCACATAGACAACAACTGGATTGTGGCACCTGCCCTGGGAGACTCTCATACCCATAAAATTAATCAAAGATTGATATTATCTCAGGAAGCTGATAAAGAGCATCGTGTGGTGTTGATTGATAAATCGGTTTTATGTGATAAAATCGCTGTACGTTTTAAG ATAACATCAAATGGCATACGCAGTATATAA